From Desulfonatronum thiosulfatophilum:
CTCTGCCGCAGCACCACCCAAGTATCAATCGAGTACTGTCCATCCTGGGGGTCTCAAACAAATCTGTACTCAGTGGCTGGCATTTCAGCGCATCACAGAATGCAGAGAAGTCCGCGCGCCACCTTGATTTAGGGCAAAATGAATGGACAAGCATTACCGCTACTGGAGCGTGAAATGCTCGGGCGGTGAGTAGCGCGGAAACGGTACGATGAAGAAGTTGATACCGGACCCTGCCGGGGAACGGTTCATCACGGCCCAGCTCCCGCTCAAGGAAGGCGATGCGGTCCAACTGGCCTTTCGAAGCCTGGGCCTTCTTCTCCTTCAGGGTTGGACCGAACGTCTCGTCAACCTTTGCTTCGACCCCGAGAATGACCAACCCTTGCGCATTGCGAGTAATCGCCATCACGTCAGTCTGTGACGC
This genomic window contains:
- a CDS encoding DUF6946 family protein: MKRIFVPTQSSGDWQRLLGKPKIHWKKGRSAMSAAACWEAAEPNLPADIRAALESANDPALAGLELLVAIPEWEVALPGGGTASQTDVMAITRNAQGLVILGVEAKVDETFGPTLKEKKAQASKGQLDRIAFLERELGRDEPFPGRVRYQLLHRTVSALLTARAFHAPVAVMLVHSFCPKSRWRADFSAFCDALKCQPLSTDLFETPRMDSTRLILGWCCGRVENLTAEWPSFL